The following proteins come from a genomic window of Nitrospira sp.:
- a CDS encoding Radical SAM domain protein: MNKLLIVQPTYYRSKSDFSLYKTKSRTLIGLTLPYLAALTPRDWSVELVDEQLMDVDFAASVDVVAISAWTINSFRAYDIARKFRNRGIPVIMGGPHTFFHSDEAAEHCDAVGIGEGEDIWPLMLHDAAAGTLQKFYRAGAPHDLKGLPLPRYELLNQKGSWWAQTYSVQSSRGCPFKCDFCSERFYMGTRYRYRPVQEIIDEIRHIKAKNVFFADSMFAGKKDNSMELMEALIPLKIRWVTLWTAYLCRDQEFMDLAKRSGLLHVNMGMESISREVLAAMNKKFNKVDQYEEILSNLRKRGISYSLNFVFGYDGETPDTFDNTLAFLQHHKVPVAYFYTLSPHKGTPLYDRLKAEHRLIDETQLDRWPGSHCEIKPTYCSASELEEHVRTLYDRFYSPESMVRRLPLPVTKAHITSWVMNFSQRRMSRWDRPIKNHDWV; the protein is encoded by the coding sequence ATGAACAAGCTCCTGATTGTTCAGCCAACCTACTATCGGAGCAAGTCGGACTTTTCCCTCTATAAGACCAAGAGTCGAACTCTCATAGGCCTCACCCTTCCCTATCTTGCCGCACTGACTCCCCGCGATTGGAGCGTTGAATTGGTCGACGAACAGTTGATGGATGTCGACTTTGCCGCCTCGGTGGACGTGGTGGCCATTAGTGCGTGGACGATCAATTCCTTCCGTGCGTACGATATTGCGCGAAAGTTCAGAAACCGAGGTATTCCGGTGATCATGGGAGGCCCCCACACCTTTTTCCACAGCGATGAAGCGGCCGAGCACTGTGATGCCGTCGGGATCGGAGAGGGCGAAGATATTTGGCCGCTCATGTTGCACGACGCAGCGGCTGGGACACTCCAAAAATTCTATCGTGCGGGTGCCCCACACGACCTCAAAGGGTTACCTCTGCCGCGATATGAGCTGCTGAACCAGAAGGGATCATGGTGGGCTCAAACCTATTCCGTTCAATCTTCCAGAGGCTGTCCCTTCAAGTGTGACTTCTGCTCGGAGCGTTTCTATATGGGCACGCGCTATCGCTATCGTCCCGTTCAGGAGATCATCGACGAGATCCGACACATCAAGGCCAAAAACGTCTTTTTCGCCGACAGCATGTTCGCCGGGAAAAAGGACAACTCGATGGAGCTCATGGAAGCGCTGATCCCTTTGAAGATACGCTGGGTCACCCTGTGGACGGCGTATCTCTGTCGGGATCAGGAGTTTATGGACCTCGCCAAGCGGAGCGGGCTGCTTCATGTCAATATGGGCATGGAGAGCATCAGCCGTGAGGTCCTGGCGGCCATGAACAAGAAGTTCAACAAGGTCGATCAGTACGAGGAGATCCTTTCCAACCTGCGCAAGCGGGGTATCAGCTACTCTTTGAATTTTGTGTTTGGCTATGACGGGGAAACGCCGGATACATTCGACAACACGCTCGCATTCCTCCAACATCACAAAGTCCCGGTAGCTTACTTCTATACACTCAGTCCCCACAAAGGGACGCCGCTGTATGACCGGCTGAAGGCTGAACATCGCCTCATTGATGAGACGCAATTGGACCGATGGCCTGGGAGCCATTGTGAAATCAAGCCGACGTACTGTTCGGCATCGGAACTGGAGGAACACGTCAGGACGCTGTACGATCGTTTTTACAGTCCCGAGTCCATGGTGAGACGGCTTCCGCTTCCCGTGACCAAGGCGCACATCACATCGTGGGTCATGAACTTTTCCCAACGGCGAATGTCTCGGTGGGATCGCCCCATCAAGAACCACGACTGGGTGTAG
- a CDS encoding Putative protein-S-isoprenylcysteine methyltransferase yields the protein MFDALELKVPPLALVFLFGGLMWLISASSIFAISLPWRWVFSLIFYTVGSAIVLAGVLTFRRMKTTVNPLTPEATTTMVTVGIYRFTRNPMYLGFLLVLTGWATYLSNLLAFAFLPLFVWYMNRFQIQPEERALGSKFPEAFTVYKRSVRRWA from the coding sequence ATGTTCGATGCCCTCGAACTCAAAGTACCCCCGCTCGCGCTCGTCTTCCTGTTCGGTGGGCTGATGTGGCTCATCTCCGCCTCTTCTATATTCGCGATCTCTCTCCCATGGCGTTGGGTGTTCTCCCTTATTTTTTACACGGTAGGCTCAGCGATTGTGCTGGCGGGCGTCTTGACGTTTCGCCGGATGAAAACCACCGTCAATCCACTCACACCGGAAGCAACCACGACGATGGTTACGGTGGGTATCTACCGCTTCACCCGTAACCCGATGTACCTGGGCTTCCTCTTGGTTCTTACTGGGTGGGCGACCTATCTTTCGAACCTACTGGCTTTCGCATTTCTACCGCTCTTCGTGTGGTACATGAATCGCTTTCAAATCCAACCCGAGGAACGAGCCCTGGGCTCCAAATTCCCAGAAGCATTTACCGTATACAAGCGTTCAGTTCGCCGATGGGCATGA
- a CDS encoding Translation initiation factor SUI1-related protein, producing the protein MKKKNRLPTDGGPIKWASPFASLEQAELQPPGHIPPVSDLTNPAPVAPKKNRGRVDIIRQTAHRGGKTVTVVTGFIGIGQSEKEQLAKQMQKACGAGGTVKDGRIEIQGDQRDVIACILTDAGFRPVFAGG; encoded by the coding sequence ATGAAAAAGAAGAACCGCCTTCCCACGGATGGTGGACCGATCAAGTGGGCCAGCCCGTTCGCCTCGCTGGAGCAGGCGGAGCTCCAACCGCCTGGACACATACCACCTGTTTCTGATCTGACAAACCCGGCGCCCGTCGCGCCCAAGAAAAACCGTGGCCGGGTGGATATCATCCGTCAGACAGCGCATCGCGGCGGCAAGACAGTCACGGTGGTCACAGGGTTTATCGGGATCGGGCAGTCCGAAAAAGAGCAGCTGGCTAAGCAGATGCAGAAGGCCTGTGGAGCGGGAGGTACGGTCAAAGATGGACGGATTGAGATTCAAGGAGATCAGCGAGACGTAATCGCTTGCATTCTCACCGACGCCGGGTTTCGTCCGGTGTTTGCCGGTGGCTAA